The Lineus longissimus chromosome 2, tnLinLong1.2, whole genome shotgun sequence genome window below encodes:
- the LOC135482622 gene encoding uncharacterized protein LOC135482622, producing MLSFCLFTLCVIFVVNPLVSGLSVTRTLSQDILLDRNTSASKPLIRSSSGSGCKCTNYDCGCCAYLDMPKVHIDDTGCVNLTYLPDEYGILLTFTLDGNVIFKEKVSAKNPPPVCFGVPHFKDYVSLCLRFYNLSADLSHFSGCVKVEARLYKVITEDIDLGCFHFGGEKDKLDWFNKEILTNQIFDSKFP from the exons ATGTTGTCGTTTTGCCTTTTCACACTTTGTGTTATTTTTGTTGTGAACCCTCTTGTATCGGGCTTGTCGGTGACCCGAACACTTTCCCAAGATATCTTACTTGATAGAA ACACATCAGCATCCAAACCATTGATAAGGTCATCATCTGGATCTGGATGCAAGTGCACTAATTATGACTGTGGTTGTTGTGCTTATCTAGATATGCCAAAGGTCCACATCGACGACACTG GCTGTGTGAACCTGACCTATCTTCCAGACGAGTATGGTATTTTATTGACCTTCACCTTAGATGGAAACGTCATCTTCAAAGAAAAGGTTTCTG CAAAGAATCCTCCACCAGTCTGCTTTGGTGTGCCGCATTTCAAAGACTACGTCAGCCTTTGCTTACGTTTCTACAACTTATCGGCTGATCTGAGTCACTTTAGCGGCTGTGTGAAAGTGGAGGCCCGCCTTTACAAAGTAATCACAGAAGATATAGACcttggttgttttcattttggAGGTGAGAAAGATAAACTGGACTGGTTTAACAAAGAGATATTGACTAATCAGATATTTGACTCAAAGTTTCCTTAG
- the LOC135482620 gene encoding ethanolamine-phosphate cytidylyltransferase-like: MDRSSSSIQGKKLIRLYMDGCFDVTHYGHANATRQAKQHGDCLIVGVHPDAEIATNKGPPVFTQDERYRIVRAFRWVDEVLEDAPFNTPIQLLKELDIDFHVHGDDISISAETGLDSNAAAKSAGLYMEVKRTKSISTTDLVGRILLVTKAHHVTVDDDMNTTSGQYVLEEGRCVNPNFLATSKMIADFAPRNVPKPGDRIVYTAGAFDLMHAGHVDFLEAAAGQGDFLIVGIHSDAVVNRCKGTNYPIMNLHERVLATLSFKYVDEVIIGAPYILSEAIMDELKIDIVVHGRTDTPMDLDGQDPYQAAKSRGCYKIVDSGSSLTTDRIIQRIMMHCLEYKERNRKSEEKFKRQEELKAKMMKDN; this comes from the exons ATGGACAGGAGCTCCTCTTCGATTCAAGGCAAAAAACTGATTCGTCTCTACATGGATGGATG ttttgacgtTACCCATTACGGACACGCTAATGCAACTAGGCAG GCAAAGCAGCATGGTGATTGTCTGATAGTTGGTGTCCATCCTGATG CTGAAATTGCTACGAACAAAGGCCCTCCAGTTTTCACGCAAGATGAAAGATACAGAATTGTGCGAGCTTTTCGATGGGTCGATGAG GTTTTGGAAGATGCCCCTTTTAACACTCCAATTCAACTACTGAAGGAATTGGACATCGACTTCCACGTTCACGGCG ACGACATAAGCATATCGGCCGAAACGGGACTTGACTCTAACGCGGCCGCAAAAAGCGCGGGCCTTTACAT GGAAGTTAAACGGACAAAAAGTATCTCAACCACAGACTTGGTAGGAAG GATTCTCTTGGTGACGAAGGCTCATCACGTGACAGTGGACGATGACATGAATACAACG AGTGGTCAGTATGTGCTAGAAGAAGGTCGATGTGTGAACCCAAATTTCCTTGCAACTTCAAAAATGATAGCGGACTTCGCACCGAGGAATGTTCCCAAACCAGGCGATAGGATTGTCTACACGGCTGGGGCATTTGACCTAATGC ATGCTGGACATGTTGACTTCCTTGAAGCTGCCGCCGGACAAGGTGACTTCCTCATTGTCGGGATCCATTCAGACGCG GTTGTCAACCGATGCAAGGGCACTAACTACCCTATCATGAACCTCCATGAGAGGGTATTAGCTACCCTATCTTTCAAGTACGTTGACGAAGTTATCATTGGTGCGCCTTACATACTCTCAGAGGCCATCATGGATGAACTTAAG ATTGATATTGTGGTGCACGGACGGACAGACACCCCAATGGACTTGGATGGCCAAGACCCGTATCAG GCAGCCAAGTCCAGAGGATGCTACAAGATCGTTGACAGTGGCAGTTCGCTGACTACAGATAGAATCATCCAAAGGATAATGATGCATTG TTTGGAGTATAAAGAGAGGAACCGAAAATCAGAGGAGAAATTCAAGCGACAAGAGGAGTTAAAAGCCAAGATGATGAAGGACAACTGA